The following proteins are co-located in the Polystyrenella longa genome:
- a CDS encoding SDR family oxidoreductase — protein MSVVGQTAIVTGGAVRLGRAFALALAEAGANVVVHFGNSDDAAEETARLIRAMGRTCWTCSADFRDPITGTEALFRFVEEKVGPASILVNSAAIFDAARFEETDPALFDRTMDINFKAPFYLSRRFVSQVPDDIRGQIVNIVDWRAERIDRKFLVYSLAKNSLLELTKALAIELAPRIRVNAIAPGAILPPPGESEFQEGKKKEIPLAHTGNPDDLVHALQYLLNGEFVTGEIMHVTGGEHLTG, from the coding sequence ATGTCTGTCGTCGGCCAAACTGCTATCGTCACTGGGGGAGCGGTTCGTCTGGGACGCGCCTTTGCCCTCGCTCTGGCGGAAGCGGGTGCCAATGTGGTTGTCCATTTTGGAAACTCAGACGATGCCGCAGAAGAGACAGCCCGGTTGATTCGAGCGATGGGACGCACCTGCTGGACCTGTTCCGCCGACTTCCGTGACCCGATTACGGGAACAGAGGCATTGTTTCGATTCGTGGAAGAAAAAGTCGGACCGGCGTCGATTCTGGTCAATAGTGCGGCGATCTTCGACGCGGCCCGGTTTGAAGAGACCGACCCTGCCCTGTTTGACCGCACCATGGACATCAACTTCAAAGCCCCCTTTTATTTATCACGGCGATTCGTTTCTCAAGTTCCCGATGACATACGCGGCCAAATCGTTAACATTGTTGATTGGCGCGCCGAACGGATTGACCGAAAGTTTCTGGTCTACTCGCTGGCGAAGAACAGTCTACTGGAATTAACTAAGGCATTGGCGATAGAACTCGCTCCGCGAATACGGGTCAATGCCATTGCTCCGGGAGCAATCCTTCCTCCTCCGGGAGAATCGGAATTCCAGGAAGGCAAAAAGAAAGAAATACCACTGGCCCACACCGGCAACCCGGACGACCTAGTCCATGCATTGCAGTATCTCCTGAATGGAGAATTTGTTACT
- a CDS encoding 3-keto-disaccharide hydrolase — protein sequence MKKMVTLSLILLATLCTTSLMAEEKLNTPPEGFTALFNGKDLENWRGLVGNGNPYTLQEMSEEDRSKAQAEANELMSAHWGVQDGVLVFDGKGKSICSAKDFGDFELYVDWKIEPKGDSGIYVRSTPQIQIWDTEYPEYFKHGAEKGSGSLWNNKDNERFPLAKADNPVGEWNTFHIKMVGEKVTIWLNGKLVTDNVILENYWKRDAGIPVIEKGAIELQNHGNTLYFRNIYVKELN from the coding sequence ATGAAAAAAATGGTCACACTCTCTTTGATCCTTCTCGCCACCCTATGTACCACTTCATTGATGGCAGAAGAAAAACTGAATACTCCCCCCGAAGGGTTTACTGCACTGTTTAACGGCAAAGATCTGGAAAACTGGAGAGGGTTGGTTGGAAACGGTAACCCTTACACACTGCAAGAAATGAGCGAAGAAGATCGTTCTAAAGCACAGGCAGAAGCGAACGAACTGATGAGCGCACACTGGGGCGTACAGGACGGCGTATTGGTTTTTGACGGTAAAGGAAAATCGATCTGCTCTGCGAAAGATTTCGGCGACTTCGAACTATATGTCGATTGGAAGATCGAACCCAAGGGAGACAGTGGTATTTACGTTCGTAGTACTCCCCAGATTCAGATTTGGGACACTGAATATCCTGAATACTTCAAACATGGTGCCGAGAAAGGTTCTGGATCTCTGTGGAACAACAAAGACAATGAACGATTCCCACTGGCTAAAGCAGACAACCCAGTTGGTGAATGGAATACGTTCCACATCAAAATGGTTGGCGAAAAGGTCACCATCTGGTTGAATGGCAAACTGGTCACTGACAATGTTATTCTGGAAAACTACTGGAAACGAGACGCCGGTATTCCCGTCATTGAAAAAGGGGCGATCGAACTGCAGAACCACGGAAACACGCTTTACTTCCGTAATATTTATGTCAAAGAGTTGAACTAA
- a CDS encoding ArsC family (seleno)protein, whose protein sequence is MPQTVNWYYHRKNCNSCKKMEAFLEKEAANVKEVVIANKIRFDDAKALELAHAANIVHIAKGKKLYSFDMKKEAPADEELLKHMLGPHGNLRAPVVVKGKALFVGFHEEGLQEHF, encoded by the coding sequence ATGCCACAAACCGTCAATTGGTATTACCACCGCAAGAACTGCAACTCCTGTAAGAAGATGGAAGCCTTCCTGGAAAAGGAAGCGGCCAACGTCAAAGAGGTCGTCATCGCGAATAAGATCCGTTTTGATGACGCGAAGGCGCTGGAACTGGCCCATGCGGCGAACATAGTTCATATCGCCAAAGGGAAAAAGCTGTACAGTTTTGACATGAAAAAAGAAGCTCCTGCTGATGAAGAACTGTTGAAACATATGCTTGGCCCTCACGGGAATTTACGGGCTCCTGTCGTGGTTAAAGGGAAAGCTTTATTCGTCGGATTCCATGAAGAAGGCCTACAGGAACATTTTTAA